The Paraburkholderia sp. SOS3 genome includes a region encoding these proteins:
- a CDS encoding class I SAM-dependent rRNA methyltransferase, with product MNTVTLKPSKEKSLLRRHPWVYANAIDRVDGKPGAGATVLVRAHDGRFLARAAWSPHSQIRARVWSFDEAEPIDHAFFKRRVQRALAHRQAMVRDTGAVRLIFGEADGLPGLIVDYYVADDEAARGQLVCQFMAAGVEAWKDAIVAALTGATGCPNVYERSDVSIRDKEGLEPITGVMAGDAPPATLIASENGVRYHVDVRNGHKTGFYIDQRDNRALVQQYAHDRDVLNCFCYTGGFSLAALKGGAKRVVSIDSSGDALALAQQNVTANGFDAARATWLDADAFRTLRRLADDGERFDLIVLDPPKFAPSREHVDRAARAYKDINLSGFRLLRPGGLLFTYSCSGAIDAELFQKIVAGAAADARVDARILKRLGAGVDHPLLTAFPEGEYLKGLLLQIA from the coding sequence ATGAATACCGTCACGCTGAAACCGTCGAAGGAAAAATCGCTGCTGCGCCGCCACCCGTGGGTCTACGCGAACGCGATCGACCGGGTCGACGGCAAACCCGGCGCCGGCGCCACCGTGCTCGTGCGCGCGCACGACGGCCGCTTTCTCGCACGCGCCGCGTGGAGCCCGCATTCGCAGATTCGCGCACGCGTCTGGAGCTTCGACGAAGCCGAACCGATCGACCACGCGTTCTTCAAGCGCCGCGTGCAGCGCGCGCTCGCGCACCGGCAGGCCATGGTGCGCGACACGGGCGCCGTACGGCTGATCTTCGGCGAAGCGGACGGCCTGCCGGGTCTGATCGTCGACTACTACGTCGCCGACGACGAAGCCGCGCGCGGCCAGCTCGTCTGCCAGTTCATGGCGGCGGGCGTCGAGGCGTGGAAAGACGCGATCGTCGCCGCGCTGACGGGCGCGACCGGCTGCCCGAACGTGTATGAGCGCTCGGACGTATCGATTCGCGACAAGGAAGGGCTCGAGCCGATCACCGGCGTGATGGCCGGCGACGCGCCGCCCGCGACGCTGATCGCGAGCGAAAACGGCGTGCGCTATCACGTCGATGTGCGTAACGGCCACAAGACAGGCTTCTACATCGATCAACGCGACAACCGCGCGCTCGTCCAGCAGTATGCGCACGATCGCGACGTGCTGAACTGCTTCTGCTATACGGGCGGATTTTCGCTGGCGGCGCTCAAAGGCGGCGCGAAGCGCGTCGTCTCGATCGATTCGTCGGGCGACGCCCTCGCGCTCGCGCAGCAGAACGTCACGGCAAACGGTTTCGACGCCGCGCGTGCGACGTGGCTCGACGCCGATGCGTTCAGGACGCTGCGGCGCCTCGCCGACGACGGCGAGCGCTTCGACCTCATCGTGCTGGACCCGCCGAAGTTCGCGCCGTCGCGCGAGCACGTCGACCGGGCGGCGCGCGCGTACAAGGACATCAACCTGAGCGGCTTCAGGCTGCTGCGCCCGGGCGGCCTGCTGTTCACGTATTCGTGCTCGGGCGCGATCGATGCTGAGCTGTTTCAGAAGATCGTCGCCGGCGCGGCCGCCGATGCGCGTGTCGATGCGCGTATCCTCAAGCGCCTCGGGGCCGGCGTCGACCATCCGCTGCTCACGGCCTTTCCAGAAGGGGAATATCTGAAAGGCCTATTGTTGCAAATCGCGTGA
- the xerC gene encoding tyrosine recombinase XerC — protein sequence MTPADPIAAYLASLEHERRLSAHTLRGYTHELDELKKLANGRALESLTATDIRGAVARAHAGGLTARSIAHRLSAWRAFYRWLAGRVELPANPVATVRAPKQAKTLPKALSVDDTHRLMEAPVADNAESLRDHAMLELFYSSGLRLAELVGLDVHFADADGYRSAGWLKLDAAEVEVLGKGNRRRVVPVGSKALVALRAWLGVRGEFVKLDPHPLFLSARGKRMSPNVVRERVKRAAMLAGIPANVHPHVLRHSFATHVLQSSGDLRAVQELLGHASITATQVYTALDFQHLARVYDQAHPRAKKRG from the coding sequence GTGACGCCCGCCGATCCGATCGCCGCCTATCTGGCAAGTCTCGAACACGAGCGGCGCTTGTCCGCGCATACGTTGCGCGGCTACACGCACGAACTCGACGAGCTGAAGAAGCTCGCGAATGGCCGCGCGCTGGAAAGCCTGACGGCCACCGACATTCGCGGCGCCGTCGCGCGCGCGCATGCGGGCGGCCTCACGGCGCGCTCGATCGCGCACCGGCTATCGGCATGGCGCGCGTTCTATCGCTGGCTCGCAGGGCGTGTCGAACTGCCGGCCAACCCGGTCGCAACGGTGCGCGCGCCGAAGCAGGCGAAGACGCTGCCGAAAGCGCTCTCGGTCGACGACACCCACAGGCTCATGGAAGCGCCGGTCGCCGACAACGCCGAAAGCCTGCGCGATCACGCGATGCTCGAACTGTTCTATTCGTCGGGCTTGCGGCTCGCGGAACTGGTCGGCCTCGACGTCCATTTCGCCGATGCCGACGGCTACCGCTCGGCGGGCTGGCTCAAGCTCGATGCGGCGGAAGTCGAAGTGCTCGGCAAGGGCAACCGCCGGCGCGTCGTGCCGGTCGGCAGCAAGGCGCTCGTTGCGTTGCGCGCCTGGCTCGGCGTGCGCGGCGAGTTCGTCAAGCTCGATCCGCATCCGCTTTTTCTGAGCGCGCGCGGCAAACGGATGTCGCCCAATGTCGTGCGCGAGCGCGTCAAGCGCGCGGCGATGCTGGCCGGCATTCCGGCCAACGTGCACCCGCACGTGCTGCGCCATTCGTTCGCGACGCACGTGCTGCAGTCGAGCGGCGACCTGCGCGCGGTGCAGGAACTGCTCGGCCACGCGAGCATCACGGCGACGCAGGTCTATACGGCGCTCGATTTTCAACACCTCGCACGGGTCTACGATCAGGCGCATCCGCGGGCGAAGAAACGCGGATAG
- a CDS encoding DUF484 family protein: protein MNDREVADYLLANPEFFADHAELLATIRLANPHGKAAVSLQERQMEMLRDKNKLLERRLAELLRYGHENDSISAKFNRWTARVMAERDPYALPRTISHGLREVFDVPQAALRVWDVAEPYLQADFTRQVGEEVRIFAGSLATPYCGANTGFEAAQWLASTVSAVSAAPPGEGSGASEAANATSGANGASGANATHGANGSEAIESISLIALRDPERDETGNVFGLLVMGSADPRRFHDGMATDFLTQIGTLASAALSRLLPR from the coding sequence ATGAACGATCGCGAAGTCGCCGACTACCTGCTCGCCAACCCCGAATTCTTCGCGGATCACGCGGAACTGCTCGCGACCATCCGGCTTGCGAACCCGCACGGCAAGGCTGCGGTGTCGCTGCAGGAACGGCAGATGGAAATGCTGCGCGACAAGAACAAGCTGCTCGAGCGGCGCCTCGCCGAACTGCTGCGCTATGGCCACGAGAACGACAGCATCTCGGCGAAATTCAATCGCTGGACCGCCCGTGTGATGGCCGAACGCGATCCGTATGCACTGCCGCGCACGATCTCGCACGGCTTGCGCGAGGTGTTCGACGTGCCGCAGGCGGCGCTGCGCGTGTGGGATGTCGCCGAGCCGTATCTGCAAGCCGATTTCACGCGCCAGGTCGGCGAGGAAGTGCGCATCTTCGCGGGCAGCCTCGCCACACCGTACTGCGGGGCGAACACCGGGTTCGAGGCCGCGCAATGGCTCGCATCGACGGTGTCGGCCGTATCGGCTGCGCCGCCGGGCGAAGGGTCCGGCGCGTCCGAAGCGGCGAACGCAACGAGCGGAGCAAACGGCGCAAGCGGTGCGAACGCAACGCATGGCGCAAACGGCAGCGAAGCGATCGAATCGATCTCGCTGATCGCGCTGCGCGATCCGGAGCGCGACGAAACCGGCAACGTATTCGGCCTGCTCGTGATGGGCTCGGCCGATCCGCGGCGCTTTCACGACGGCATGGCGACCGACTTTCTCACGCAGATCGGCACGCTCGCCAGCGCCGCATTGAGCCGGCTGCTGCCGCGCTGA
- the dapF gene encoding diaminopimelate epimerase produces the protein MKLKFTKMHGAGNDFVVLDGFTRPVELTAAHVRALANRHFGIGADQLLLVEKPTIDGVDFRYRIFNCDGGEVEHCGNGARCFVKFVRDTGLTDARSVRVQVPNGVITLTMQENGEVTVDMGTPVFEPARVPFDARGLDGHAEGADTLWPLDVCGTTRWISAVTMGNPHAVQVVDDVEAFPVATDGPVIESHPRFPQRVNAGFMQIVSRHEIRLRVYERGAGETLACGTGACAAVAAGVRRGLLDSPVTVHTHGGVLTISWAGGAAPLLMAGPAATVFEGEIELAD, from the coding sequence ATGAAACTCAAATTCACCAAGATGCACGGCGCAGGCAACGACTTCGTCGTGCTCGATGGCTTTACGCGGCCCGTCGAGCTGACGGCCGCGCACGTGCGCGCGCTCGCGAACCGGCATTTCGGCATTGGCGCGGACCAGTTGCTGCTCGTCGAAAAGCCGACCATCGACGGCGTGGACTTCCGCTATCGCATCTTCAACTGCGACGGCGGCGAGGTTGAGCATTGCGGCAACGGCGCACGCTGTTTCGTCAAGTTCGTGCGCGACACGGGCCTGACCGACGCGCGCAGCGTGCGCGTGCAGGTGCCGAACGGCGTCATCACGCTGACGATGCAGGAAAACGGCGAAGTGACCGTCGATATGGGTACGCCCGTATTCGAGCCGGCCCGCGTGCCGTTCGATGCGCGCGGCCTCGATGGACACGCTGAGGGCGCCGACACGCTCTGGCCGCTCGATGTATGCGGCACGACACGCTGGATCTCGGCGGTCACGATGGGCAATCCGCATGCGGTCCAGGTGGTCGACGATGTCGAAGCTTTCCCGGTGGCCACCGACGGTCCGGTCATCGAATCGCATCCGCGCTTTCCGCAGCGCGTGAACGCGGGTTTCATGCAGATCGTCTCGCGCCACGAGATCCGGCTGCGCGTCTACGAGCGCGGCGCCGGCGAGACGCTTGCGTGCGGCACAGGCGCCTGCGCGGCGGTCGCGGCGGGCGTGCGGCGCGGCTTGCTCGACTCGCCCGTCACCGTGCACACTCACGGCGGCGTGCTGACCATCTCGTGGGCGGGCGGCGCAGCGCCGCTGCTGATGGCGGGCCCGGCTGCCACGGTGTTCGAGGGCGAGATCGAACTCGCCGACTGA
- a CDS encoding lipid A biosynthesis lauroyl acyltransferase, with protein sequence MRSAAPRAFFRESAPSVCMLSRFGPKLAIGLLKFFAILPYGFVARLGDGLGWLLYQIPSRRRRIVHINLKLCFPEWSDEVREDVAQKHFRHAIRSYLERSVQWFGSAKKLEKLVQLESDIDLTDPNLPPTLFLGFHFVGIEAGSIFLNYSLRRPCGSLYQPMSNPELEAVAKQARGRFDAEMASRADSARIVLRWLRDRKPVMLGADMDYGMRNSTFVPFFGVPTCTLTAVGRLAKVGHAQVVPFIGEVLPNYKGYKLRVFKPWDNYPTGDDEADARRMNAFLEEQIPRIPEQYYWVHKRFKTRPPGQPGFY encoded by the coding sequence TTGCGCAGCGCAGCGCCACGCGCGTTTTTCCGCGAATCTGCCCCGAGTGTCTGCATGCTGAGCCGCTTCGGGCCGAAGCTGGCCATCGGGCTCCTCAAGTTCTTTGCGATCTTGCCTTACGGCTTCGTGGCACGGCTCGGCGACGGCCTCGGCTGGCTGCTCTACCAGATTCCGAGCCGGCGCCGCCGCATCGTCCATATCAACCTGAAGCTGTGCTTTCCCGAGTGGAGCGACGAGGTTCGCGAAGACGTCGCGCAAAAGCACTTCCGGCATGCGATCCGCAGCTATCTGGAGCGCAGCGTCCAGTGGTTCGGCTCGGCGAAAAAGCTCGAAAAGCTCGTGCAGCTCGAGAGCGACATCGATCTGACGGACCCGAACCTGCCGCCCACGCTGTTTCTCGGCTTTCATTTCGTCGGCATCGAGGCGGGTTCGATCTTCCTCAATTACTCGCTGCGGCGGCCGTGCGGGTCGCTGTATCAGCCGATGTCGAATCCGGAGCTCGAAGCCGTCGCGAAACAGGCGCGCGGCCGCTTCGACGCCGAAATGGCGAGCCGTGCGGACAGCGCGCGCATCGTGCTGCGCTGGCTGCGCGATCGCAAGCCCGTCATGCTCGGCGCCGATATGGACTACGGCATGCGCAATTCGACCTTCGTGCCGTTTTTCGGCGTGCCGACGTGCACGCTGACGGCCGTCGGGCGTCTCGCGAAGGTCGGGCATGCGCAGGTCGTGCCGTTTATCGGCGAAGTGCTGCCGAACTACAAAGGTTATAAGCTGCGGGTCTTCAAGCCGTGGGACAACTACCCGACCGGCGACGACGAAGCCGACGCGCGCCGCATGAACGCGTTTCTCGAAGAGCAGATTCCGCGCATTCCCGAGCAGTATTACTGGGTGCACAAACGGTTCAAGACGCGCCCGCCGGGGCAACCGGGATTCTATTGA
- the metK gene encoding methionine adenosyltransferase, which translates to MANDFLFTSESVSEGHPDKVADQISDAILDAIFTQDKYSRVAAETLCNTGLVVLAGEITTTANVDYIQVARETIKRIGYDNTDYGIDYRGCAVLVAYDKQSPDIAQGVDRAHDNNLDQGAGDQGLMFGYACDETPELMPLPIHLSHRLVERQANLRRDGRLPWLRPDAKSQVTIRYVDGKPHSIDTVVLSTQHAPEIELSTLREAVIEEIIKPTLPADLIKGDIKFLVNPTGRFVIGGPQGDCGLTGRKIIVDTYGGAAPHGGGAFSGKDPSKVDRSAAYAGRYVAKNIVAAGLASRALIQVSYAIGVAQPTSVMVNTYGTGRVSDATIQRLVLEHFDLRPKGIVQMLDLLRPIYEKTAAYGHFGREEPEFTWEATDKALALAEAAGTEPVVAIA; encoded by the coding sequence GTGGCAAACGATTTTCTTTTCACCTCCGAATCCGTTTCCGAAGGTCATCCGGACAAAGTCGCGGATCAGATTTCCGACGCGATTCTCGATGCGATCTTCACGCAGGACAAATACTCGCGCGTAGCGGCTGAAACGCTGTGCAATACGGGTCTCGTCGTGCTGGCGGGTGAAATTACAACCACGGCCAACGTCGACTACATCCAGGTCGCGCGCGAAACTATCAAGCGCATCGGCTACGACAACACCGATTACGGTATCGACTATCGCGGCTGCGCCGTGCTCGTCGCGTACGACAAGCAGTCGCCCGACATCGCGCAAGGCGTCGATCGCGCACACGACAACAACCTCGATCAGGGCGCGGGCGACCAGGGTCTGATGTTCGGCTATGCGTGCGACGAAACGCCGGAACTGATGCCGCTGCCGATCCACCTGTCGCACCGTCTCGTCGAGCGCCAGGCGAATCTGCGTCGCGACGGCCGCCTGCCGTGGCTGCGTCCCGACGCGAAGTCGCAGGTCACGATCCGTTACGTCGACGGCAAGCCGCATTCGATCGACACCGTCGTGCTGTCCACGCAGCATGCGCCGGAAATCGAACTGTCGACGCTGCGCGAAGCCGTGATCGAAGAAATCATCAAGCCGACGCTGCCGGCCGATCTGATCAAAGGCGACATCAAGTTCCTCGTGAACCCGACCGGCCGTTTCGTGATTGGCGGTCCGCAGGGCGATTGCGGTCTGACGGGTCGCAAGATCATCGTCGACACCTACGGCGGCGCGGCTCCGCACGGTGGCGGCGCGTTCTCGGGCAAGGATCCGTCGAAGGTCGACCGTTCCGCGGCTTATGCGGGCCGTTATGTGGCGAAGAATATCGTCGCGGCCGGTCTCGCCTCGCGTGCGCTGATTCAGGTTTCCTACGCGATCGGCGTGGCGCAACCCACGTCCGTGATGGTCAACACCTACGGCACGGGCCGCGTGTCCGATGCGACGATCCAGCGTCTCGTGCTCGAGCACTTCGACCTGCGTCCGAAAGGCATCGTGCAGATGCTCGATCTGCTGCGTCCGATCTACGAGAAGACGGCTGCGTATGGCCACTTCGGCCGCGAAGAGCCGGAATTTACGTGGGAAGCAACGGACAAGGCGCTCGCACTCGCCGAAGCGGCCGGCACGGAGCCGGTGGTCGCCATCGCCTGA
- a CDS encoding phytanoyl-CoA dioxygenase family protein: MSVHSKKEQVELLREQGFVIVPGLMSPARCGELKQVAQQQLNEAAAPLEFEADLRYPGAPDSKHAPGGHTVRRLLDAYARHALFREAATSSDIRSWMELYFGEEPRLSRAHHNCMMTKHPAYGSLTGWHRDVRYWSFERDDLVSVWFALGRETVDNGALWLVPGSHTAALTSGRFDDAKFFRSDLPENQALIQTAVSPELNVGDVVFFHCNTLHSAGKNLTNDVKFSLVFTYHGASNVPLPGSRSASKPEVAF, encoded by the coding sequence ATGTCCGTCCATTCGAAAAAGGAACAGGTAGAACTGCTGCGCGAGCAGGGTTTCGTCATCGTTCCGGGTTTGATGTCGCCCGCGCGCTGCGGCGAACTGAAGCAGGTCGCGCAACAGCAACTGAACGAAGCGGCCGCGCCGCTCGAATTCGAAGCAGACTTGCGCTATCCGGGCGCGCCCGATTCGAAGCATGCGCCCGGCGGGCATACGGTGCGGCGCCTGCTCGACGCCTACGCGCGTCATGCGCTGTTTCGCGAAGCGGCCACATCGTCCGATATTCGCAGCTGGATGGAGCTGTACTTCGGCGAGGAGCCGCGTCTTTCGCGTGCACACCACAATTGCATGATGACCAAGCACCCCGCATACGGCAGCCTGACAGGCTGGCATCGCGACGTGCGCTACTGGTCCTTCGAGCGCGACGATCTCGTTTCCGTATGGTTTGCGCTCGGACGCGAGACCGTCGATAACGGCGCGCTGTGGTTAGTGCCGGGCTCGCATACCGCGGCGCTCACGTCCGGGCGTTTCGACGACGCGAAATTCTTCCGCTCGGACTTGCCGGAAAACCAGGCGTTGATTCAAACCGCGGTGTCGCCGGAGTTGAATGTCGGCGACGTGGTCTTTTTTCACTGCAACACGCTGCATTCGGCCGGCAAGAATCTGACGAACGACGTGAAATTTTCGCTCGTGTTCACGTATCACGGCGCGAGCAATGTGCCGCTGCCGGGTTCGCGTTCTGCGTCGAAGCCCGAAGTTGCGTTTTGA
- a CDS encoding DUF3185 family protein, whose product MTKAVSIALLVGGVLLLYFGGQSFHSFSNDVSRVFTGAPTNKTIYLLAGGAIATIAGLIGLTLGGRR is encoded by the coding sequence ATGACGAAGGCGGTTTCTATTGCATTGCTCGTCGGCGGCGTCCTGCTGCTGTACTTCGGCGGACAGTCGTTTCACTCGTTCAGCAACGACGTATCGCGCGTGTTCACTGGCGCGCCGACGAACAAGACCATCTATCTGCTCGCCGGCGGCGCGATTGCGACGATTGCCGGATTGATCGGATTGACGCTCGGCGGCAGACGCTAG
- the mgrA gene encoding L-glyceraldehyde 3-phosphate reductase: MAYEAASARYSDMQYRVCGKTGLKLPALSLGLWHNFGDTTPLSTQREILRTAFDLGITHFDLANNYGPPYGSAETNFGRLFKEDFKPYRDELLISSKAGYDMWPGPYGQGGGSRKYVLASLDQSLTRMGLDYVDIFYSHRFDPDTPLEETAGALATAVQQGKALYIGISSYSAGKTREMVALLREYKVPLLIHQPAYNMLNRWIEHELLDALEEAGAGTIAFTPLAQGLLTGKYLNGVPADARMNKAGGDSFTQQHLSAQNIEHVRKLNDIAQRRGQSLAQMALAWALRDPRVTSVLIGASKPEQVRENVGALRNLSFTKDELAEIDRHATEGGVNLWEKPSTDQQV; this comes from the coding sequence ATGGCTTACGAAGCAGCTTCAGCACGTTATTCCGACATGCAGTACCGCGTTTGCGGCAAGACCGGCCTCAAGCTGCCGGCGCTGTCGCTCGGTCTATGGCATAACTTCGGCGACACGACGCCGCTCTCCACGCAACGTGAAATTCTGCGCACGGCGTTCGACCTGGGCATCACGCACTTCGACCTCGCGAACAACTATGGGCCGCCGTACGGTAGCGCCGAAACCAACTTCGGCCGCCTCTTCAAGGAAGACTTCAAGCCGTATCGCGACGAGCTGCTGATCTCGTCGAAGGCCGGCTACGACATGTGGCCGGGTCCGTACGGCCAGGGCGGCGGCTCGCGCAAATACGTGCTCGCGAGTCTCGATCAGAGCCTCACGCGCATGGGCCTCGACTACGTCGACATCTTCTACTCGCATCGCTTCGACCCGGATACGCCGCTCGAAGAAACGGCTGGCGCGCTTGCGACCGCCGTGCAACAGGGCAAGGCGCTTTATATCGGCATCTCGTCGTATTCGGCGGGGAAGACGCGCGAGATGGTCGCGCTGCTGCGCGAATACAAGGTGCCGCTGCTGATTCACCAACCGGCGTACAACATGCTGAACCGCTGGATCGAACATGAACTGCTCGATGCGCTCGAAGAAGCGGGCGCCGGCACGATCGCGTTCACGCCGCTCGCGCAAGGACTGCTAACCGGCAAGTATCTGAATGGCGTCCCGGCGGATGCGCGCATGAACAAGGCCGGTGGCGATTCGTTCACGCAGCAGCATCTGAGCGCGCAAAACATCGAGCACGTACGCAAGCTCAACGACATCGCGCAGCGCCGCGGTCAGAGCCTCGCGCAGATGGCGCTTGCATGGGCGCTGCGCGATCCGCGCGTGACATCGGTGCTGATCGGGGCGAGCAAGCCCGAGCAGGTGCGCGAAAACGTCGGCGCGCTGCGCAATCTGTCGTTCACGAAAGATGAACTGGCGGAGATCGATCGCCACGCGACCGAAGGCGGGGTTAATCTGTGGGAGAAGCCGTCGACGGATCAGCAGGTCTGA
- a CDS encoding efflux transporter outer membrane subunit, with protein sequence MRHYARTRRRTLATALSTLAAATATALLAACTVGPDYVRPAAPTPATYKELEGTGWKTAQPADAALRGAWWEVYQDPALNALEEQVATANQNVKAAEARFRSARAAVAQFRSQFFPLIAYSGTYSRARSSRNIEFRSAAGRTLSDYSIGADASWEPDLWGRISRTVEGAKANAQASAADEQSVLLSMQAELATDYFELRGIDREQQLLDDTIRAYKDAVELTQNRLNGGIATDADVAQAQTQLRTTEAQQIDLGVQRAQLEHAIAILTGQPPAGFSLPVIPLNAVAVVAPAGVPSSLLERRPDIASAERQMVNTNAQIGVATAAFFPDLILSVTGGLEATNYSQWLLAPSRFWSLGPSLAGTLLDFGGRSAQKEQAQANYDESVAQYRQTVLDAFGQVEDNLAALRVLEHEAKAQDEAVSAAERSLAILNDRYRNGAITYLDVVVAQTTALNNEVQAVSIARRRMAASVALIKALGGGWDVSQLPTGDQIVHPPEGDDKPASAVQAPRG encoded by the coding sequence ATGCGTCATTACGCTCGTACGCGCCGGCGCACGCTTGCCACAGCGCTTTCCACGCTTGCGGCAGCGACCGCGACGGCGCTCCTCGCCGCGTGCACGGTCGGGCCCGACTACGTGCGCCCTGCCGCGCCGACGCCCGCGACCTACAAGGAACTCGAAGGCACGGGCTGGAAGACCGCCCAGCCCGCCGACGCGGCATTGCGCGGTGCGTGGTGGGAGGTTTATCAGGATCCCGCACTGAATGCGCTCGAAGAGCAGGTCGCGACGGCAAACCAGAACGTGAAGGCAGCCGAAGCGCGCTTCCGTTCGGCGCGCGCGGCCGTTGCGCAGTTCCGCTCGCAGTTCTTCCCGCTCATCGCGTACTCGGGCACCTACTCGCGCGCGCGCTCGTCGCGCAACATCGAATTCCGCTCGGCCGCGGGCAGGACGCTGAGCGACTATTCGATCGGTGCGGACGCGTCGTGGGAACCCGACCTGTGGGGCCGCATATCGCGGACCGTCGAGGGCGCGAAGGCCAACGCGCAGGCCAGTGCCGCCGACGAGCAAAGCGTGCTGCTGTCGATGCAGGCCGAACTCGCCACCGATTACTTCGAACTGCGCGGCATCGATCGCGAACAGCAACTGCTCGACGATACGATTCGCGCATACAAGGATGCTGTCGAGCTCACGCAGAACCGGCTCAACGGCGGTATCGCAACCGATGCCGATGTTGCGCAGGCGCAAACGCAGTTGCGCACGACCGAGGCGCAGCAGATCGATCTCGGCGTGCAGCGCGCGCAACTCGAACACGCGATTGCGATCCTCACGGGCCAGCCGCCCGCGGGCTTCTCGCTGCCGGTCATCCCGCTGAACGCGGTGGCGGTCGTCGCGCCGGCCGGCGTGCCGTCGTCGCTGCTCGAGCGACGCCCCGATATCGCGTCGGCCGAGCGGCAAATGGTCAATACGAATGCGCAGATCGGCGTCGCGACAGCGGCGTTTTTCCCGGATCTGATCCTGTCCGTGACGGGCGGCCTCGAAGCGACCAACTATAGCCAGTGGCTGCTCGCGCCGAGCCGTTTCTGGTCGCTCGGACCGTCGCTCGCGGGCACGCTGCTCGACTTCGGCGGACGCTCGGCGCAGAAGGAACAGGCGCAGGCGAACTACGACGAAAGCGTCGCGCAGTATCGTCAAACGGTGCTGGACGCATTCGGCCAGGTCGAAGACAACCTCGCCGCGCTGCGCGTGCTCGAACATGAAGCGAAGGCGCAGGACGAAGCGGTGTCCGCCGCCGAGCGCTCGCTCGCCATCCTGAATGACCGGTACAGGAACGGTGCGATCACGTATCTCGACGTCGTCGTCGCGCAGACCACGGCATTGAACAACGAAGTGCAGGCAGTGTCGATCGCGCGCCGCCGGATGGCCGCGAGCGTCGCGCTGATCAAGGCGCTTGGCGGCGGCTGGGATGTATCGCAACTGCCGACCGGCGACCAGATCGTTCATCCTCCGGAAGGCGACGACAAACCGGCGAGCGCGGTGCAAGCGCCGCGCGGTTAG